In [Leptolyngbya] sp. PCC 7376, a genomic segment contains:
- a CDS encoding TldD/PmbA family protein, whose translation MNRGIFLNLAIASNTFDSATLKQIIPYRCNKGFPMVQAPLKTTPIKTLAQLAIQRIKELGCEYGEIRLCTYRRQNLWAQDLSLKRLSDNESSGFGIRVLWQGSWGFAASHRKTPQEIERVAQLAVEIAKGSHLSQREPVRLVPVPAYQDRYETPIELNPFDIPLTDKTELLLDVSSKLLAQDDIIKKAYAYLGFTQEDKLFASTEGSLIEQRIYRSGGGMGCSAVAKGDAQGRKFERSPLNKGYEHIQPDLFYANLERIAAEAIEKVHAPEVPNGKATLVLKPSHLWLPIHESVGHPTELDRVYGYEANFAGTSFATTEKLNNFQYAAPCVNFKADRTQTGGRSTLGYDDEGVKAEDWYVVKDGILVDYLTDRETAYRLGRESSNGCAYADNWASVPMVRIPNLGLEAGKEGGDRTATLDEMIANTKDGYLIDGDDTFSIDQQRRNFQFGGDAVWRIKDGQLAGMVKNLTYQSMTTDFWNSVTAIGTEAEREQRGTSFCGKGEPMQIAQMTHACPPIQVQNIRIGR comes from the coding sequence TTGAACAGGGGCATTTTTCTGAATTTGGCGATCGCCTCCAATACATTTGACAGTGCTACCCTAAAACAAATCATCCCTTACCGCTGCAACAAAGGTTTCCCAATGGTTCAAGCTCCTTTGAAAACAACCCCGATCAAAACATTGGCTCAGCTTGCTATCCAACGCATCAAAGAGCTTGGCTGTGAATATGGCGAAATTCGGTTATGCACCTATCGTCGCCAAAACCTCTGGGCACAAGATCTATCCCTTAAACGCCTCAGCGATAATGAAAGCTCAGGATTTGGGATTCGGGTATTGTGGCAAGGATCATGGGGTTTTGCGGCGAGCCATCGTAAAACACCACAAGAAATTGAACGGGTTGCGCAACTTGCAGTAGAAATTGCGAAGGGTAGTCACCTCAGTCAACGGGAACCCGTACGTCTTGTGCCCGTGCCAGCTTACCAAGACCGTTATGAAACGCCGATAGAACTCAATCCTTTCGACATTCCCCTCACTGACAAAACCGAATTACTGCTTGATGTCAGCAGTAAGTTACTCGCCCAAGATGACATCATCAAAAAAGCCTATGCCTATCTAGGGTTCACTCAGGAAGATAAGCTCTTTGCCTCAACGGAAGGCTCACTAATTGAGCAGAGAATTTATCGCAGTGGCGGCGGCATGGGTTGTAGCGCAGTAGCGAAGGGTGATGCCCAAGGCCGAAAGTTTGAGCGATCGCCTCTCAATAAAGGTTATGAGCATATCCAGCCAGATTTGTTTTATGCCAATTTAGAGCGCATTGCGGCAGAAGCCATTGAAAAAGTTCATGCCCCAGAAGTCCCCAATGGCAAAGCGACCCTCGTCCTTAAACCTAGCCATTTGTGGTTACCGATCCACGAATCTGTCGGTCATCCCACCGAACTAGATCGCGTCTATGGCTATGAGGCGAATTTTGCAGGTACCAGTTTTGCGACAACCGAAAAGCTCAATAATTTTCAGTACGCTGCTCCCTGCGTTAATTTCAAAGCTGACCGCACCCAGACGGGTGGCCGCAGCACCCTCGGCTATGACGACGAAGGCGTTAAAGCAGAAGATTGGTACGTCGTTAAAGATGGCATTCTCGTGGACTACCTCACTGACCGCGAAACGGCCTATCGGCTCGGCAGAGAAAGCAGTAATGGTTGCGCCTATGCCGACAACTGGGCCAGTGTTCCAATGGTGAGAATTCCAAATCTTGGCCTCGAAGCAGGAAAAGAAGGGGGCGATCGCACCGCGACTCTAGACGAAATGATTGCCAACACCAAAGATGGCTACCTCATCGATGGGGACGATACCTTTTCCATCGATCAACAACGTCGCAATTTCCAATTCGGAGGAGATGCCGTATGGCGAATTAAAGACGGCCAATTGGCAGGCATGGTCAAAAATCTTACTTATCAGAGCATGACCACCGATTTTTGGAATAGCGTCACAGCGATCGGCACAGAAGCAGAAAGAGAACAACGCGGCACTTCTTTCTGCGGCAAAGGTGAACCCATGCAAATTGCCCAAATGACTCATGCCTGCCCACCAATCCAGGTGCAAAACATTAGAATTGGGCGTTAG
- a CDS encoding response regulator, translating into MATNQSRPYILLVDDEPNNLFFLEELLAGEGYRTHAAQSGLEALAAVECESPDIILLDVMMPGMNGFDVCGYLRENEAYSTIPVIFLTALDDDESRLKGIEMMSDDYLTKPINSKMLLSKLRNLLKLQEMRQRQLQQNAQQQLDAARNISENLTEKFRLFVPEQFLQRIAPEGVDSIKVGNAREEELTILFCDIREFTAIAEGQDPKQTFAWLNGFFEHMNEAISRHNGFIDKFLGDAIMAVFDRDGHHAEDAIFAALMMAENLQLLNETYQDSLLTKPIRMGIGIHTGLAVIGTVGASSRMDSTVIGDVVNTASRLEELTKTYNCDMIVSGQTREHLTSEISVQWHLLDQLKPRGKKQLIDLYEVTATAKKPLPHRLIDVGRSPASQ; encoded by the coding sequence ATGGCCACGAACCAATCCAGACCGTACATTTTGCTGGTAGACGACGAACCGAATAATCTGTTCTTTTTAGAAGAGCTATTAGCCGGGGAGGGATATCGAACCCATGCGGCTCAATCTGGGCTGGAAGCTTTAGCTGCGGTGGAATGTGAATCACCAGACATCATTTTGCTCGATGTGATGATGCCAGGGATGAATGGTTTTGATGTGTGTGGATATCTCCGCGAAAATGAGGCCTATAGTACGATTCCAGTAATTTTTTTAACGGCTTTGGATGATGACGAATCTCGTCTAAAAGGCATCGAGATGATGTCGGATGATTATTTGACGAAGCCGATTAATAGCAAAATGCTGTTGTCAAAGTTGCGCAATCTCCTCAAGCTTCAAGAGATGCGACAGCGCCAATTGCAACAAAATGCTCAACAGCAGCTGGATGCAGCGCGGAATATTAGTGAGAATTTAACGGAAAAGTTTCGGCTATTTGTACCTGAGCAATTTCTACAACGCATTGCGCCGGAGGGAGTCGACTCGATTAAAGTGGGCAATGCTCGCGAGGAAGAGCTGACCATTCTCTTTTGTGATATTCGAGAGTTTACGGCGATCGCCGAAGGCCAAGATCCGAAACAGACATTTGCATGGCTCAATGGATTTTTTGAGCATATGAATGAGGCCATTTCCCGACACAATGGCTTTATCGATAAGTTTCTGGGCGATGCAATTATGGCTGTGTTTGACCGAGACGGTCACCATGCAGAGGATGCTATTTTTGCTGCGTTGATGATGGCAGAAAATTTGCAACTTCTCAATGAAACTTATCAAGATTCTTTGCTGACTAAACCAATTCGCATGGGCATTGGCATTCATACAGGGTTAGCTGTGATTGGGACTGTGGGGGCGTCTTCTCGGATGGATTCGACTGTGATTGGTGATGTGGTGAATACAGCTTCTCGTCTCGAAGAGCTGACTAAAACGTATAACTGCGACATGATTGTCAGTGGCCAAACCCGCGAACATCTCACCTCGGAAATTTCCGTCCAATGGCATTTACTTGATCAGCTGAAACCTCGTGGCAAGAAACAGCTCATCGATCTATATGAGGTCACAGCCACTGCAAAAAAGCCTTTACCCCACCGCCTAATTGACGTCGGGCGATCGCCTGCCTCTCAATAA
- a CDS encoding NfeD family protein, producing the protein MSNEITYFHGANYGVVTESIALHQPGLILFDGRYYPAELFKPLQIELKVGTYVLVLGTRGCRLVVEKDKAIHGHKDNEE; encoded by the coding sequence TTGTCTAATGAGATTACGTACTTCCATGGCGCAAACTATGGTGTCGTAACAGAGTCAATTGCGCTACATCAACCCGGTTTGATTTTGTTTGATGGCAGATATTATCCAGCAGAATTATTTAAGCCTCTACAGATTGAACTAAAAGTCGGGACTTATGTTTTGGTGTTGGGAACGAGGGGGTGCCGTCTTGTGGTGGAGAAAGATAAAGCAATTCATGGGCATAAAGACAATGAAGAATAA